A DNA window from Acidihalobacter prosperus contains the following coding sequences:
- the mgtE gene encoding magnesium transporter, with protein MADPEPTRRTASNLELISATLQTGTMQQARRMLNALHPAEIAHLLESMPPAQRELVWELVDPEYDGEVLLHLGDEVRQSLIQGMDADELVQAAHSLDVDDLADLIQDLPAAVLQETLEGMDKQRRSRLEAVLSYPEDSAGGLMDTDTVTVRADVTLDVVLRYLRLRGALPDLTDKLIVVNRYDKYLGLLGLSELLTQDPEHTVAEVMDTSSSAIEAATPAHEVAKIFQDRDLISAPVINESGVLLGRITIDDVVDVIREQADHSVMGRAGLSEDEDIFAPVILSSRRRAVWLGINLATAFLASWVIGLFEGTIERSVALAVLMPIVASMGGIAGSQTLTLVVRGLALDQVNRGNLRWIFSKEIAVGAINGLLWALVVALIALIWFDSLRIGGIIALAMIINLFAAAVVGVTLPPLLRRFGVDPAIAGSVILTTFTDVIGYASFLGLATVVLFSL; from the coding sequence ATGGCCGACCCGGAACCGACTAGACGCACCGCGAGCAATCTGGAACTCATCTCCGCAACCCTGCAGACGGGGACCATGCAGCAGGCCAGACGCATGCTCAACGCATTGCACCCTGCTGAAATCGCCCACCTGCTCGAATCCATGCCGCCGGCGCAGCGCGAGCTGGTCTGGGAACTGGTCGATCCCGAATACGATGGCGAAGTGCTGTTGCACCTCGGCGACGAGGTGCGCCAGAGCCTGATCCAGGGCATGGATGCGGACGAACTCGTCCAGGCCGCGCATAGCCTCGACGTCGACGATCTTGCCGACCTGATCCAGGACCTGCCCGCCGCAGTGCTGCAGGAAACCCTGGAGGGAATGGACAAACAGCGCCGTTCCCGCCTCGAGGCGGTCCTGTCCTATCCAGAGGACAGCGCCGGCGGCCTGATGGATACCGACACGGTGACCGTGCGCGCCGACGTCACCCTCGATGTGGTGCTGCGCTATCTGCGCCTACGCGGCGCGCTGCCGGATCTCACCGACAAGCTCATCGTCGTCAACCGCTACGACAAATACCTTGGCCTGCTGGGGCTGTCCGAGCTGCTCACCCAGGACCCGGAACATACCGTTGCCGAGGTCATGGATACCTCCAGTTCGGCCATCGAGGCGGCCACGCCGGCGCACGAGGTGGCCAAAATCTTCCAGGACCGCGACCTGATCTCCGCGCCCGTGATCAACGAGAGCGGTGTCCTGCTCGGACGCATCACTATCGACGACGTGGTTGACGTGATCCGCGAGCAGGCGGATCACTCGGTAATGGGGCGCGCCGGCCTCAGCGAGGACGAAGACATATTCGCACCGGTGATCCTCAGCTCGCGCCGGCGCGCGGTCTGGCTCGGCATCAATCTCGCCACCGCCTTCCTGGCCTCATGGGTGATCGGCCTGTTCGAGGGCACCATCGAACGTTCCGTCGCGCTGGCCGTGCTGATGCCGATCGTCGCCAGCATGGGCGGCATTGCCGGCAGCCAGACGCTCACCCTGGTCGTGCGCGGGCTGGCGCTCGACCAGGTCAACCGCGGCAACCTGCGCTGGATATTCAGCAAGGAAATCGCCGTGGGCGCGATCAACGGCCTGCTCTGGGCGCTGGTCGTCGCCCTGATCGCGTTGATCTGGTTCGACAGCCTGCGCATCGGCGGCATCATCGCCCTGGCGATGATCATCAACCTGTTCGCCGCGGCCGTGGTGGGCGTGACGCTGCCCCCGTTGCTACGTCGATTCGGCGTCGACCCCGCAATCGCCGGCAGCGTGATCCTGACCACTTTCACCGACGTGATCGGCTATGCCTCCTTCCTCGGGCTGGCCACCGTGGTGCTGTTCAGCCTTTAG
- the ptsP gene encoding phosphoenolpyruvate--protein phosphotransferase: MLQTLQRIVEAVGAADSTGEALRVLVTRVRTALEVDVCSMYLVMPGRERLVLMATEGLNQAAVGQVQLDFDEGLVGLVAQRAEPVNLDEAPAHARYKFFPETGEQRYHAFLGVPIIHRRRVLGVLVVQQRVSRSFDDGAVALLSTLAVQIAVAIRQAELSGETLRLLRGELPTDLIITGLGGSPGVGIGVGRVAYSQSDLDRIPDRQAADIGAEVLAFRQAVEAVREEMAAIRTRMVDVLPAEEQALFDAYTMMLASEHLIEGTAARIEEGSWAPAALRDTVRQYARAFEEMEDAYLRERASDIRDLGRRILAQLLSQVSSESPMPERTVLIGEDVSAAQLAEIPPERLVGVVSARGSSSSHVAILARALGIPAVMGAENLPVGRLEGQELVVDGYQGRLFIQPGPQVRREFERLAREERELSDGLNALAGEPALTPDGRLIPIYVNTGLLADVEPALKCGAEGVGLYRTEFPFMVRDRFPSEEAQVSTYRQMLSAFYPRPVTLRTLDIGGDKPLPYFPLSEDNPFLGWRGIRVTLDHPDIFLTQIRAMLRANAGLDNLRVLFPMISAVSELEEANRLLARAAEELREEGLVIPPPQVGVMVEVPSAVYLAESLARRVDYLSVGTNDLVQYLLAVDRNNSRVADLYRPLHPAVLQALRQAREGARRAGKPIYVCGEMASDPAAVILLLGMDYDGLSVSVAGLTRVKWVVRSFSTETARALTDEALKLEDPDRVRELLNDALVDAGLGGLVRAGKR; encoded by the coding sequence TTGCTGCAGACCCTGCAGCGCATCGTGGAGGCCGTCGGCGCGGCCGATTCCACCGGCGAGGCGCTGCGCGTGCTGGTCACGCGCGTGCGCACGGCGCTGGAGGTCGACGTCTGCTCCATGTATCTGGTCATGCCGGGGCGCGAGCGCCTGGTGCTGATGGCCACCGAGGGCCTGAACCAGGCGGCGGTCGGTCAGGTGCAGCTCGATTTCGACGAGGGGCTGGTCGGGCTGGTGGCGCAGCGCGCGGAACCGGTCAACCTGGACGAGGCCCCTGCCCACGCCCGCTACAAGTTTTTCCCCGAAACCGGCGAACAGCGTTATCACGCGTTCCTTGGCGTGCCGATCATCCATCGTCGCCGCGTGCTTGGCGTGTTGGTCGTGCAGCAGCGTGTCAGCCGCAGCTTCGACGATGGCGCGGTCGCGCTGCTGTCCACGCTCGCGGTGCAGATCGCGGTAGCCATCCGCCAGGCGGAGCTGTCGGGCGAAACGCTGCGACTGCTGCGCGGAGAACTGCCGACCGACCTCATCATCACCGGCCTTGGCGGCTCGCCGGGCGTGGGCATTGGTGTGGGACGCGTTGCCTACTCGCAGTCCGACCTCGACCGCATCCCCGACCGGCAGGCCGCCGATATCGGGGCCGAGGTGCTGGCCTTCCGTCAGGCCGTGGAGGCGGTACGCGAGGAGATGGCCGCGATCCGCACGCGCATGGTGGACGTGCTGCCGGCCGAGGAGCAGGCTCTGTTCGATGCCTACACCATGATGCTGGCAAGCGAACATCTGATCGAGGGCACGGCCGCGCGCATCGAGGAAGGCAGCTGGGCGCCGGCGGCGCTGCGCGACACCGTGCGGCAGTACGCACGCGCGTTCGAGGAGATGGAGGACGCCTACCTGCGCGAGCGCGCCAGCGACATCCGCGATCTTGGCCGACGCATTCTGGCGCAACTGCTCAGCCAGGTCAGCAGCGAATCTCCGATGCCCGAGCGCACGGTCCTGATCGGCGAAGACGTGTCCGCCGCTCAGCTGGCCGAAATTCCCCCGGAACGGCTGGTCGGCGTGGTCTCGGCGCGCGGCTCGAGTTCTTCGCACGTGGCCATTCTGGCGCGCGCGCTGGGTATCCCGGCAGTGATGGGCGCGGAGAATCTGCCCGTGGGTCGTCTCGAGGGTCAGGAGCTGGTGGTCGACGGCTATCAGGGCCGCCTGTTCATCCAGCCCGGCCCGCAAGTGCGCCGGGAGTTCGAACGCCTTGCGCGCGAGGAACGCGAGCTTTCGGACGGCCTCAACGCACTGGCCGGCGAGCCCGCGCTCACGCCGGACGGCCGCCTGATCCCGATCTACGTGAACACGGGCCTGCTCGCCGATGTCGAACCGGCGCTCAAATGCGGCGCCGAAGGCGTGGGGCTTTACCGCACCGAGTTTCCCTTCATGGTGCGCGACCGCTTTCCCTCCGAGGAGGCCCAGGTATCCACCTACCGGCAGATGCTGAGCGCCTTCTATCCGCGTCCGGTCACCCTGCGTACCCTGGACATCGGCGGCGACAAGCCATTGCCGTACTTCCCGCTCAGCGAGGACAATCCGTTCCTCGGCTGGCGCGGCATCCGCGTGACCCTGGATCACCCGGACATCTTCCTCACCCAGATCCGCGCCATGCTGCGCGCCAATGCCGGCCTCGACAATCTGCGGGTGCTGTTCCCCATGATCAGCGCGGTCAGCGAATTGGAAGAGGCCAATCGACTGCTCGCACGCGCCGCCGAGGAATTGCGTGAAGAAGGCCTGGTGATCCCGCCGCCGCAGGTGGGTGTCATGGTCGAGGTGCCTTCGGCGGTTTATCTCGCGGAATCGTTGGCGCGACGGGTGGATTACCTGAGTGTCGGCACCAACGATCTGGTCCAGTATCTGCTGGCGGTCGACCGCAACAACAGCCGGGTCGCAGACCTATACCGCCCGTTGCACCCGGCGGTTCTGCAGGCGTTGAGACAGGCGCGTGAAGGTGCGCGCCGTGCCGGCAAGCCGATCTACGTGTGCGGCGAGATGGCGAGTGATCCCGCGGCGGTCATTCTGCTGCTGGGCATGGATTACGACGGCCTGAGCGTCAGCGTGGCGGGGCTGACGCGGGTCAAGTGGGTGGTGCGCAGCTTTTCCACCGAGACGGCGCGAGCGCTCACGGACGAGGCGCTGAAGCTGGAAGATCCGGACCGCGTGCGCGAACTGCTCAATGATGCGCTCGTCGACGCAGGTCTCGGCGGGTTGGTGCGGGCCGGCAAACGTTGA
- a CDS encoding peroxiredoxin family protein, with protein sequence MKMKPRDLIIGLVVLGLVGLAGWLWLAPSGNAAPNVEMTLLDGKTVDLRELRGHPVLINFWATSCPGCVEEIPHLAKLYDRLSPQGFEIIGVAMSYDVPSQVRNMQQDRHIPYPIAIDHTDAISKAFGTIRLTPTSFLIDPQGRVVYQKIGNVDVHKLAARIERMLKKQGNG encoded by the coding sequence ATGAAGATGAAGCCCCGCGATCTCATCATCGGACTTGTCGTCCTCGGCCTCGTCGGGCTTGCAGGCTGGCTATGGCTCGCACCATCGGGCAACGCCGCGCCGAACGTTGAGATGACCCTGCTCGATGGCAAGACCGTCGATCTGCGCGAACTGCGCGGCCACCCGGTGCTGATCAACTTCTGGGCCACCAGCTGCCCCGGCTGCGTCGAGGAGATCCCCCACCTCGCCAAGCTTTACGACCGCCTCTCCCCGCAGGGCTTCGAGATCATCGGCGTGGCAATGTCGTACGACGTGCCCTCGCAGGTGCGCAACATGCAGCAGGACCGGCATATTCCGTATCCGATCGCCATCGATCACACGGATGCCATTTCCAAGGCCTTCGGCACCATTCGACTGACACCGACCTCCTTCCTGATCGATCCGCAGGGGCGCGTGGTCTACCAGAAGATCGGCAATGTCGACGTCCACAAGCTCGCGGCCCGGATCGAGCGCATGCTGAAAAAACAGGGCAACGGCTAG
- a CDS encoding RNA pyrophosphohydrolase, giving the protein MIDSDGFRHNVGIILSNAEGRVFWGKRIGQCTWQFPQGGIRPDESPEEAMYRELWEETGLEAGHVSLVGRTRGWLRYRLPKNLVRRHASPRCIGQKQVWFLLSLDCDESCFNLGASPKPEFDGWRWVDYWLPMEEVVFFKRKVYRRALSELAPLLFGAEAETASPLPTSGPARRVS; this is encoded by the coding sequence GTGATTGATTCGGACGGATTTAGACATAACGTTGGGATCATCCTGAGCAATGCCGAGGGGCGGGTCTTCTGGGGCAAGCGCATCGGCCAGTGCACCTGGCAGTTCCCGCAGGGCGGAATCCGCCCGGACGAGTCGCCTGAGGAGGCGATGTATCGCGAGCTGTGGGAGGAGACCGGCCTTGAGGCCGGGCATGTAAGCTTGGTCGGCAGGACGCGGGGCTGGTTGCGCTATCGCCTGCCCAAGAACCTGGTTCGACGTCATGCTTCGCCACGTTGTATCGGGCAGAAGCAGGTCTGGTTCCTGCTCAGCCTTGATTGCGACGAAAGCTGCTTCAATCTGGGCGCTTCGCCCAAACCCGAATTCGACGGCTGGCGCTGGGTGGATTACTGGCTGCCCATGGAAGAGGTCGTGTTCTTCAAACGCAAGGTCTACCGGCGCGCGCTGAGCGAACTGGCGCCGCTGCTGTTCGGTGCGGAAGCGGAAACCGCGTCCCCCCTGCCCACTTCAGGCCCGGCCCGACGTGTGTCCTGA
- the ptsP gene encoding phosphoenolpyruvate--protein phosphotransferase encodes MSLLLNGIGVSRGIAIGRAYRYEQESPEIVERRLATADLPAEIRRFRRALQRAKAELKGVRDRIPENAPADVGTFIDTHLLMLEDGLLAQAPIQHMRALHCNAEWALKLQYDELVATFDAMEDAYLRTRRDDVAHVIGRIQRLLAGHEATSAPASRGDVVVAGDLSPADIASLHDARVAGVITEFGGPLSHTAILLRSLEIPAVVGTHAALRLIGSGETLIIDGDAGLVLAGAAPSLQRHFRERLRRDRVRRATLAKSVLLPGITLDRHVISLQANIELDADLAALRRLGPTAVGLYRTEFLFINPKASPPGEEEQLRAYRKALRALRGSALTIRTYDLGGDKLFDGDMRDGQISPNPALGLRAVRLSLREPAPFAAQIRAILRASAQGPVRLMLPMLTDLSELDQCLALIAEQREALRRAGRPFDPDLPIGAMIEVPAAALTAEAFARRLDFLSIGTNDLIQYTLAIDRTDEMVNHLYDPLHPAVLQLIRLTLEGGARAGIPVAMCGEMAGDARYTRLLLGLGLREFSVPINRLAEIRHVIRNSDCGALSQPADALLATPDRAERLRRLQEINRDLDPAV; translated from the coding sequence ATGAGCCTGCTGCTCAACGGCATCGGTGTCTCCCGCGGCATCGCCATCGGCCGCGCATACCGCTATGAACAGGAGTCGCCGGAAATCGTCGAACGGCGCCTTGCCACCGCGGATCTGCCTGCCGAGATTCGTCGTTTCCGCCGTGCGCTACAGCGCGCCAAGGCCGAACTCAAGGGCGTGCGCGACCGCATCCCCGAAAATGCGCCTGCCGATGTCGGCACCTTCATCGACACGCATCTGCTGATGCTGGAGGATGGGCTCCTGGCCCAGGCGCCCATCCAGCACATGCGCGCGTTGCACTGCAATGCCGAATGGGCGCTCAAGCTCCAGTACGACGAACTGGTCGCCACCTTCGATGCCATGGAGGACGCTTACCTGCGCACCCGCCGCGACGACGTCGCGCACGTCATCGGACGGATACAACGGTTGCTCGCCGGCCATGAAGCGACTTCCGCGCCCGCCAGCCGGGGCGATGTCGTGGTCGCCGGCGACCTGTCGCCCGCCGACATCGCCAGCCTGCACGATGCCCGCGTAGCCGGCGTGATCACCGAGTTCGGCGGACCGCTGTCGCATACCGCGATCCTCCTGCGCAGCCTGGAGATACCCGCCGTCGTCGGTACCCATGCCGCACTGCGCCTGATCGGCAGCGGCGAAACGCTGATCATCGACGGTGACGCGGGCCTCGTGCTCGCGGGTGCAGCCCCTTCCCTGCAACGCCATTTCCGCGAACGCCTGCGCCGCGACCGGGTACGTCGCGCGACGCTGGCCAAATCGGTCCTATTGCCCGGCATCACCCTCGACAGACACGTCATTTCTCTGCAGGCCAATATCGAGCTGGATGCCGACCTTGCCGCGCTGCGCCGGCTCGGCCCCACCGCGGTCGGCCTCTACCGTACCGAATTCCTTTTCATCAACCCGAAGGCCAGCCCGCCGGGCGAGGAAGAACAGCTGCGAGCCTACCGCAAGGCGCTGCGTGCCCTGCGGGGCTCGGCGCTGACGATCCGCACCTACGATCTCGGCGGCGACAAACTCTTCGACGGCGACATGCGCGACGGGCAAATCTCGCCCAATCCGGCGCTCGGCCTGCGCGCGGTACGCCTGAGCCTGCGCGAACCGGCCCCCTTCGCCGCGCAGATCCGCGCCATACTGCGCGCTTCGGCGCAAGGCCCCGTCCGGCTGATGCTGCCGATGCTGACCGATCTCTCCGAACTCGATCAATGCCTCGCCCTGATCGCCGAGCAGCGCGAGGCACTGCGTCGGGCAGGTCGCCCGTTCGACCCGGATCTGCCGATCGGCGCCATGATCGAGGTACCCGCCGCAGCGCTGACCGCCGAGGCCTTCGCTCGACGCCTGGATTTTCTGTCCATCGGCACCAACGACCTCATCCAGTACACCCTCGCCATCGACCGTACCGACGAGATGGTCAACCATCTCTACGACCCGCTGCATCCGGCGGTATTGCAACTGATCCGATTGACCCTGGAAGGCGGCGCACGCGCCGGCATTCCGGTCGCGATGTGCGGCGAGATGGCGGGCGACGCCCGTTACACCCGTCTGCTGCTCGGCCTGGGGCTGCGCGAATTCAGCGTCCCGATCAACCGGCTTGCCGAAATCCGCCACGTCATTCGCAATTCCGACTGCGGCGCCCTTAGCCAACCGGCCGATGCGCTGCTCGCAACGCCCGATCGGGCCGAGCGCCTGCGTCGCTTGCAAGAGATCAACCGCGATCTGGACCCGGCCGTTTAA